The genome window GTTGGGACTATAGCCAATAGCATAGCTGCCGGAAGTACCAATGCTATAGTTACGGCCGCTGCCCACGGTAGACACATAGGCAAAGTCGCCGATATTATCATTACCTACCACGCCATAACCACCACGTATCTTCAGGAAGTTGATGCGGGCATTCACCGGGAAGAAGTTCTCTTTGGTAGCCACCCAGCCCACCATAAAGGAAGGGAACACACCATATTTATTATTGGGACCAAAGCGGGAAGAACCATCTCTTCTCACCAGTGCCTGGAACAGGTATTTTTCCTGGTAGTCATACGTCAACCGTCCAAAGAGTGAAGCAACCATATGATCTATTCCTTCCGAACCATCTGAGTTGCGCTGATCGGCAGGCACTTTGAAGTTCTGCGACGCTTCGTCAAAATTATCGGCCGGTACATTAAAGAAGGTGACGCTGGTCATCCGGGTCCGGTTGTCCAGGTAAGCACCCTGTCCCACCATCAGGGAGGCATTGTGATCGCCAAAACTGCGGGTATAGGAGATCGTGTTTTCCAGGTTGTAATCAAAACGCCTGTTATTCGTTCTCCGGAAATTGGTTTGCGTAGTGCTGTTGGTAGGGTTCAACCAGAAGACAGGCGTAAAGGCCTCATCGCCCCAGAAGGCCAGCTTCAGGCCAAAATTGGAGCGGATCTTCAGCCCCTTGATGGGCGATGCTTCGAGGTACATATTACCTACGATGTTATCGCTCCAGCTATAATTTCCCAGACGGGTTTGTATATACGCCAGCGGGTTGGTCATTTCCTGGCCTACTGTAGTAGAGATCCCAAAGGGATTGCCGTTGGCATCACGACGTACGCCTTTATTGGTATAAGGAGCAGCGGCAATGACAGCAGGATCGGTTACAATAGCCGGTGTAATGGGGTCCAGGTTGATGGCGGAAGACAAAGGGCCGCCAAACTCACTGTTGGTATTGCCCAGCCCGATGGATTTGTCATGGGCATAGCCAATATTCTCGCCAAACGTCAGCCATTTGGACAACTTATGGGTAGAGTTGATGCGAACGTTCAAACGTTTATACCGGGAAATATCCGTAGCCACAATACCTTCCTGGTCCAGGTAACCGAGCGATAGATAAAAGGTCGACTTATCACTGCCGCCACTAAGGCTCAGCTCATGGTTATGCCTTTTGGCGCTGTTGTTGAAAATAAGGTCCTGCCAATCGGTCCCTTTACCAAACGCTGAAGGATTGGCATAGGGCGCAGGCTTGCCTGCATTCACCGCCGCTTCATTACGCAGGGTCGCATATTGGGTGGCATCCAGCAGGTCCAGCTTTTTGGCCGGCGCCGATACACCATAAAAACCATTGTAATTAACAACGAGCTTACCGGCCTTCCCTTTTTTGGTAGTAATGAGGATAACACCTGCCGCAGCACGTGCTCCATAGATGGCCTGGGAAGCCGCATCTTTTAATACTTCAATAGACTCAATGTCGGACTGGTTCAGGTAACCGATGCCGCCATTGTCTACCACTACCCCATCAATCACCCACAGCGGATTATTATTATTGAGGGTGGTAATACCCCGCACCCGTACTGTAGCAGCCGATCCGGGCTGGCCGCTGTTGGCTGCGATGGTCACCCCGGAAGCCCTGCCCTGTAGGGCATCTTCCACCCGGTTGATGGGCATATTCTCCAGGTCGGAGGCCTTTACCCGGGAAATGGCGCCGGTGGTAACGCTTTTCTTCTGCGTACCGTAACCGATCACCACAATATCATCCAGGTCGGCGGCTTTGGGCGCCAGGAGGATGGTAGCAGGTACCTTATCCGCAGCATATTCCTGCTCCGAGAAGCCAATATGCCTGAACACCAGCACCTCTCCTTTGGAGACGCTGATACTAAACTGGCCATTAACATCTGTAAGTGTTCCGCGGGAAGTGCCTTTTACGGAGATGGAAGCGCCGGCAATGGGTGTGCCGTCTGTGGCGTTGATCTTACCGGACACCTGTTGTTGCTGTGCCCAGACGGTGGGCGAAAGTAACAGGCATAGGAGTAGCAATGCGCAAGCAATTGATTTAATCATACACAAGCAGTTTAAAGTCGGTGATAAGAAAATGAGTTCAATGCCCCCAAAGGGGTATCACCAAATTACTCTCCACACTGCCTGAAAATCGCATACTGACCTACGTCATTACTACTACAAAAAAATTTAAGCACCTGGTTATCAATATCTGCGTTTTACGCCACCCCTACTACATTACATTTTTCGCCTATTTTTACGGCAAACGACTGTTGCATGAGATTGCTGCTATTACCTCTTTTTGCCTTGCTTTTTTACCAGGCGCCTGCTCAAAACACCATCGGTTTTCCGGACATCATTAATTATGGCAAAGAAAAATACCAGGGAGGCGGACAGAACTGGGACCTGGCCATTGATCACCGTGGCCTGCTGTATTTTGCCAATACAGAAGGGCTGCTCACCTTCGACGGACAATTCTGGCAGTTGTATCCTATTGCCAATCATACCCGCCTGCGTTCGGTGAAAGTAGATAAGCGGGGATATATCTATGCCGGGGCACAGGATGAATTTGGTTATTATTTCCCCGATCAAACCGGCACACTCCGCTACCATTCCCTCAAGCACCTGTTGCCTTCCGGCCGCAAGGAAATAGCCGATGTATGGAATATTGAACTGTATGACGGCGCCGTCTTCTACCGGGCCTATGACATGATCCTGGAATACCGGAACAACCGCATCAAAGTGCATACAGCGCCCAAAGAGTGGCGGAAAATGTATAAAACCAATAAAGGATTGTACGTGCAGGATATGCAGGAAGGATTGATGAAGTATGAACAGGGACGGTGGAAAACAGTATGCACCCACCCGGCCCTGCAGCATATGCTCATCACCGCCGTACTGGAAGATCAGCCCGGCACCCTGCTGATCACCACGCATAAAAACGGACTGTTTACCATTACAGGCAACCAGTTGACCCCACGCAAAACAGAGGCCGACGGTATTTTTGCCGCCAGCCGTATCTATGATGCTATTTCCCTGGGCGGACAGGAAATAGCGGCAGGCACCACCTCCGACGGTTGTTACATTATCAATAAAACAAGCGGCAAGATCATCCAGCACTTCGGCATGGAAGAAGGTTTGCAGAATAACAATGTGCTGAAGCTCTTTGCCGATGAGCGGCAGAACATCTGGCTCGCACTGGACAATGGGATTGACTTCATCCGGTATAATACGTTCATTAAGCAGATCTATCCCGGCAAAAAGAACCTGCTCACCACCTATGCAGCGCAGGTATTCGACAACCAGCTCTTCGTTGGCACTTCTGATGGTTTGTACAGTACACCGCTGTGCAGGAATACCGACTTCAGCTTTTCCAAAAACCACTTCCGGCAGGTGAGTAACAGCAAGGGGCAGGTATGGAACCTTTCTGTGATCAATAATAGGCTGCTCATGGGCCATCATGAAGGCACTTTCCTGGTCAGCGGCAATATCGCTACCAAACTGACAACCGAAAAAGGATGCTGGCTGTATAAACCATTTAATACCTCCTCCTCTCCTTATAATGTACTGATCGGTGCTTACAATGGCCTGTATGGTGTGCGGACGGGTCAGCAGGGATTTATGTCGCCTGTTCATTTTGATGGATTAAATGAGTCGCTCCGCTTCCTGGCTATAGACAATGAGGATACCATCTGGGCATCGCATCCCTATCGTGGCGTGTATAAGATAACCTTGCCCAATGATGATGCTCTTCATTATACCTTATATACCGGTAAGCATGGACTACCCTCCGATTACGACAACTTTGTTTTCCGCATCCGTAACCGCGTGGTAGTGGCTACCCGCAATGGTATTTACGAATACGATCCCGGTATTAACCGTTTTAAAAGATCGGCCTTGCTCTATTCCATCCTGGGCAATGTGGCGGTACAATTCCTGGCAGAAGATGCTAACGGCAATATCTGGTTTACCTCCAACCGCCGGCCGGGTATCATTGATTACCATAAACCTTCCGGCAACCAGCCCTATTCCATCATCTACTTTCCCGAACTGCAGCGGAAGATCGTGCCCGGCTTTGAATTCATCTATCCTTATGATGAGGAGAATATTTTCCTGGCAGCAGAGAAAGGTTTGTACCATATCAATTACCGTAAATACATGCAGTCGGCCGCGGGGCCGGCCATTGCCATTGGCCGGATAAAAGCTACCGGCAAAACAGACAGCCTGCTCTTCGGTGGC of Paraflavitalea devenefica contains these proteins:
- a CDS encoding SusC/RagA family TonB-linked outer membrane protein, with protein sequence MIKSIACALLLLCLLLSPTVWAQQQQVSGKINATDGTPIAGASISVKGTSRGTLTDVNGQFSISVSKGEVLVFRHIGFSEQEYAADKVPATILLAPKAADLDDIVVIGYGTQKKSVTTGAISRVKASDLENMPINRVEDALQGRASGVTIAANSGQPGSAATVRVRGITTLNNNNPLWVIDGVVVDNGGIGYLNQSDIESIEVLKDAASQAIYGARAAAGVILITTKKGKAGKLVVNYNGFYGVSAPAKKLDLLDATQYATLRNEAAVNAGKPAPYANPSAFGKGTDWQDLIFNNSAKRHNHELSLSGGSDKSTFYLSLGYLDQEGIVATDISRYKRLNVRINSTHKLSKWLTFGENIGYAHDKSIGLGNTNSEFGGPLSSAINLDPITPAIVTDPAVIAAAPYTNKGVRRDANGNPFGISTTVGQEMTNPLAYIQTRLGNYSWSDNIVGNMYLEASPIKGLKIRSNFGLKLAFWGDEAFTPVFWLNPTNSTTQTNFRRTNNRRFDYNLENTISYTRSFGDHNASLMVGQGAYLDNRTRMTSVTFFNVPADNFDEASQNFKVPADQRNSDGSEGIDHMVASLFGRLTYDYQEKYLFQALVRRDGSSRFGPNNKYGVFPSFMVGWVATKENFFPVNARINFLKIRGGYGVVGNDNIGDFAYVSTVGSGRNYSIGTSGSYAIGYSPNAPSNPNLKWEETSNANVGFDAVVFDKFTVTFDWFSKKTIDILQNPRIPGYVGAIGNPASNIGSVKNSGVELELGYNNRLGELKFSVNGNVSYMKNEVTFLGNNIKFLSGGANFQSMNFGSITRTQVGEPIGSFYGLKTLGIFQTQAQVDSYVDKTGKKIQPNAKPGDFRWQDTDQSGVIDEADRVFLGNPIPTWTYGFTINLAYKGFDAVIFGQGAAGNKIFQGLRRLDIGNANWQAKTLGRWTAEGSTNSYPRLNVDDPNKNFNNPSDFYLEDGGYFRLKTLQIGYSLPDNIIRKAGLQKVRLYVMSQNLFTITKYTGYDPEIGGDVFSIDRGIYPQARSLMMGINLGF
- a CDS encoding ligand-binding sensor domain-containing protein: MRLLLLPLFALLFYQAPAQNTIGFPDIINYGKEKYQGGGQNWDLAIDHRGLLYFANTEGLLTFDGQFWQLYPIANHTRLRSVKVDKRGYIYAGAQDEFGYYFPDQTGTLRYHSLKHLLPSGRKEIADVWNIELYDGAVFYRAYDMILEYRNNRIKVHTAPKEWRKMYKTNKGLYVQDMQEGLMKYEQGRWKTVCTHPALQHMLITAVLEDQPGTLLITTHKNGLFTITGNQLTPRKTEADGIFAASRIYDAISLGGQEIAAGTTSDGCYIINKTSGKIIQHFGMEEGLQNNNVLKLFADERQNIWLALDNGIDFIRYNTFIKQIYPGKKNLLTTYAAQVFDNQLFVGTSDGLYSTPLCRNTDFSFSKNHFRQVSNSKGQVWNLSVINNRLLMGHHEGTFLVSGNIATKLTTEKGCWLYKPFNTSSSPYNVLIGAYNGLYGVRTGQQGFMSPVHFDGLNESLRFLAIDNEDTIWASHPYRGVYKITLPNDDALHYTLYTGKHGLPSDYDNFVFRIRNRVVVATRNGIYEYDPGINRFKRSALLYSILGNVAVQFLAEDANGNIWFTSNRRPGIIDYHKPSGNQPYSIIYFPELQRKIVPGFEFIYPYDEENIFLAAEKGLYHINYRKYMQSAAGPAIAIGRIKATGKTDSLLFGGYFSNDSSLLSHQSSDRKVSLPHGFNDFHFEYASPAYDQGSNIEYSYRLNGFNTTWSEWTAKTEKEYTNLPYGDYTFAVKARNNLGIESAPIQYSFTILPAFYQTTLAKAIYLLLFISLLYLLYRRQKQKFILQRQKYQQRQAHLISLHQLELERNEKELIKVQNDKLASDVNFKNRELATVTMHLVDRGRVLSNIKEVLTTTIKKLEPAVAQDHFKRVMRLFEEAENNEEDWEHFSRHFDQVHSNFLARVKKHFPTLTTTDLKLCAYLHIDLTSKEIAQLLGISVRGVETSRYRLRRKLGIPGEVSLNAYLLEVIEKG